ACAGAGGACTTTGCACCAATCAGCAGGCAAACATGCAAAGCCAGCGTGACTTGCAAGTCTCAATGATCGTTAACatccagaaaataaataagtgtaGGAACAGAAACATGCAATTAGCATATGCATAATAGAAAGAAGAAAGTATTTTGTAGTACTGTTATTCTAAAGGACGCTAAAGACATAACAATTTTCACTGGAAAAACATACTACATACTTTTAAGGTTGATTAAACTGCACTACTTGTCATACTAGAGTAGCAAAAATGGAACAGGAATGTGCAATATAAAAGAGGAAAGTTGCAACATGTCACTTCTGTTGCACACCAGGACAGGAAAGACATGAAGTAAATAGAAAATAAGTAAAGTCCTATAAGAGAATGATTAAATGTTCCACATATTCCACTGGGGGATCTCCACTCGCTGTCTTCCTGTGGTTACGCAATTCCCTTCCTACAAAATCACTCTACTTCCTGCTGAATTCTaaccctaacacacacaaactcactcccacttgcacacacataaaGCTACCTCCTAAGCACAGCAACCACTAGCTCTTGCACTGAGCCAGCTTACGCTAGGGAGAAGAAGCAATGAGCAGCGGGGTGTGGTTTCCTGCACTGGGGCTTCTGGCCTGGCTGTGCTGCCTCAGTCTGGGGCCTGTGCAGGGGGGGAAGGTGCTGGTTGTGCCTGTGGATGGGAGCCACTGGCTCAGCATGAAAATACTGGTGAACGAGCTCAACGAAAGGGGACATGAAATCTTGGTGCTGGTACCTGAAAGCAGTCTGTTGATCCATAGTTCAGAGAGCTTCAAGACAGAGGTCTACCAAGTACCCTTTACCAAAGCAGAACTTGATGGAAAGTTCAACGAGCTGAAGGATGGAGTGTTCCTCAAGCCGCCAAAAGTCACGGATTTGTTTATCAACTTGCAGCGTTTGGTAAACTTCACGACAATTCAGGTGACAGCCTGTGAGAGTTTGTTGAACAACCAGCCTCTAATGGGTCGACTGAAGGAAAGGGGCTTTGATGTTTTGCTAACAGACCCCTTCCTTCCCTGCGGCTCTGTCCTGGCTCACATCTTTAACATCCCAGCAGTTTATTTCCTGCGAGGACTTCCATGTGAGTTTGATCTAAAAGCTAACATGGTCCCCTCTCCTCGTTCCTACATCCCTGTGGCTTTCTCTGGTAACACGGACATCATGACATTCCCACAGAGAGTCAAAAACATGCTCATGTCTTTTCTGGAGTCCTACATGTGCAGAACGATCTATGCACACTTTGACGATCTGGCCAGCAAGTATTTAGGAGACGACATGACCTACAGTAAACTTCTCAGTAATGGTGCAATCTGGCTTCTCAGATACGACTTTACTTTTGAATGGCCCAGACCACTCTTGCCGAACATGGTTTTTATTGGCGGCATCAATTGTGGAAAGAAGTCTCCTCTGCCAGCGGTGAGTATTTAAAGAATGTATGTCTGTGTAAACAAGCATCCGCCACATCTGGAATCACTTCAGGCATATTGCATACTGGTGTTGAGTCAGACTGAAGCAAAGACCTTTAAAGTATatgtaatgcaaaaaaaaacatgccaatagttttatatataaacaatgaattaaaatatgtaaaatatgaaaGGGGGTGAAGAACCTATAGAAAATGATTACTAAGGTGCTCTGTGTCTACCTAATCTGCACATGATGACTGTTTGCTGACATGTTAGCCAAAATAAGTAACTCATTAAGCTTTTTTGATTAGAGAATCGATTATGTGTTGATCTTggttggacatttgtgtcaatgaattaaagaaatacaaatattaaactttCTTTATCTTTTGCAGTTTGGCTAAACCAGTCAGTAACCTTTGTGAGTccaattgttgttgttgaaacttACATAATATGTTGGAAAGATTCAGGATATTTAACACTGGAGTAGATATGCACAAcgtataaaaaaaaatgcatagaTTTCAGGGGACTTTCAAAACTATAAAAACAGTACTTTGACATTTGATCTGAATCCGGAGATACATAGTGTATGTTCTagtagcaaaacacaaatactgaAGAGATTACTTAAATTGTTGTATCTGTTAATCAGGATTAACTAACAATGCACCCACAGCATGTTGAAAGAACAGGTTTTTCTGCACGGTGTGAGATTTAAACCAGCTGATTTGTGGAATACAGTGTGAGATTTAAACCAGCTGATTTGTGGAATACAGTGTGAGATTTAAACCAGCTGATTTGTGGAATATGGCCAGTTTAATCTCTGAAAAGAAGTGAGGGGGCCTGTTGTGTGTTAACAGTTATCAAATTCTCTACTAAGGCAAAGGGTTAGTTGACATAAACACAGAGGACATTGTTCGCTGTTGCTGAATGTTGATCAAATGAATTCCTTTCAATATATCAGCAAATATATGAAAGCATTTTATGGATGCAAGTTTTAATGACTGCACTGCAAGCTGGTGAACTT
This genomic stretch from Eleginops maclovinus isolate JMC-PN-2008 ecotype Puerto Natales chromosome 7, JC_Emac_rtc_rv5, whole genome shotgun sequence harbors:
- the LOC134866993 gene encoding UDP-glucuronosyltransferase-like, whose amino-acid sequence is MSSGVWFPALGLLAWLCCLSLGPVQGGKVLVVPVDGSHWLSMKILVNELNERGHEILVLVPESSLLIHSSESFKTEVYQVPFTKAELDGKFNELKDGVFLKPPKVTDLFINLQRLVNFTTIQVTACESLLNNQPLMGRLKERGFDVLLTDPFLPCGSVLAHIFNIPAVYFLRGLPCEFDLKANMVPSPRSYIPVAFSGNTDIMTFPQRVKNMLMSFLESYMCRTIYAHFDDLASKYLGDDMTYSKLLSNGAIWLLRYDFTFEWPRPLLPNMVFIGGINCGKKSPLPADLQEFVDGSGDDGFIVFTLGSMVSNMPMEKAKQFIDAFRQIPQRVVWRYTGDLPKDVPKNVRLMKWLPQNDLLAHPKVRAFITHGGTHGIYEGICNAVPMLMFPLFGDQGDNVDRMVVRGVAVKLGIYDLTTESLLAGLNTILHAKSYKENIVRMSEIHLDRPVPPLDLAVFWTEFVIRHKGAEHLRVAAHDLNWIQYNSLDVIGILILIIITFLWMTLKCCLFCTHKCCRRGTPKKKKE